From Fibrobacter sp. UWR2, the proteins below share one genomic window:
- the cobA gene encoding uroporphyrinogen-III C-methyltransferase, with amino-acid sequence MSGAGKVYLIGAGPGDPGLLTLRGKEIIEKADVVVYDRLVSPAILSFCNPKAKMVDVGKMPTHHKVKQSEINKLLVQFANEMPGATIARLKGGDPFVFGRGGEEALELVAAGIEFEVVPGITSAISVPAYAGIPVSHRGIATSFHIITGHEKAESNGELSLDFEALAKCPGTLIFLMGIANMDFIAHRLMECGKAPKTPLAFIEKGTTPYQRTVMATLETAGETIARENVTAPAITIMGGVVELGNKLAWKKNLPLSGKRLVVTRAAKQSSGITARLTALGAEVIETPMIETRALDCPHVIPASEPESVDFNTLANFDILAFTSTNGVESFFRQLFAAGFDVRVLAGKKIVSVGKITEKKLLEYGIRCDYVPEDHTGEGLGKLLASLPVDQSRILLLQGNLADDTLLKLLPQATRWVVYETLPVAELPEWKRDAVAGADSVVFASTSAVENFSALAAPIDSEPRLAFCIGRMTESAARKHGFETVTSDETTMDSLVKKIVDFYSQES; translated from the coding sequence ATGAGCGGTGCTGGAAAGGTTTACTTGATTGGTGCGGGTCCTGGCGATCCGGGGCTCTTGACGCTCCGCGGTAAGGAAATTATTGAGAAGGCCGATGTTGTGGTCTATGACCGCCTTGTTTCGCCCGCGATTCTTTCGTTCTGCAATCCCAAGGCGAAGATGGTGGATGTGGGCAAGATGCCGACGCATCACAAGGTCAAACAGTCCGAAATCAACAAACTTCTGGTGCAGTTCGCCAACGAGATGCCCGGCGCGACTATTGCGCGCCTCAAGGGAGGCGACCCGTTCGTGTTCGGGCGTGGCGGCGAGGAGGCTCTGGAACTTGTTGCTGCCGGTATAGAATTTGAGGTGGTTCCGGGCATTACGTCTGCAATCTCGGTGCCTGCGTATGCGGGTATCCCCGTAAGTCATCGTGGCATTGCGACGAGTTTTCATATCATCACCGGGCATGAAAAGGCGGAGTCGAACGGAGAACTTTCCCTCGACTTCGAGGCGCTCGCGAAGTGTCCCGGTACCCTCATCTTCCTGATGGGTATTGCCAACATGGACTTTATTGCGCACCGGCTTATGGAATGCGGTAAGGCCCCGAAAACTCCGCTCGCCTTTATCGAGAAGGGCACGACCCCGTACCAGCGCACTGTCATGGCGACGCTCGAGACTGCGGGGGAGACGATTGCTCGCGAAAACGTGACGGCGCCCGCGATTACAATCATGGGCGGCGTCGTGGAACTCGGCAACAAGCTTGCATGGAAAAAGAACTTGCCGCTTTCGGGCAAGCGCCTCGTGGTGACGCGTGCCGCAAAGCAGTCTAGCGGGATTACCGCACGCCTCACGGCCCTCGGTGCCGAAGTTATCGAAACTCCGATGATCGAGACCCGCGCGCTCGATTGCCCGCACGTCATTCCGGCCTCCGAGCCGGAATCTGTCGACTTCAACACTCTCGCGAATTTTGACATCCTTGCCTTCACGAGCACGAACGGCGTGGAAAGTTTCTTCAGACAGTTGTTCGCCGCGGGCTTTGACGTGCGCGTGCTTGCCGGCAAGAAGATTGTGAGTGTGGGGAAGATTACCGAAAAGAAGTTGCTGGAATATGGCATTCGCTGCGATTACGTGCCCGAAGACCATACCGGCGAAGGCCTCGGAAAGCTGCTGGCCTCGCTCCCTGTGGACCAGTCTCGCATCCTTCTGCTGCAGGGCAATCTTGCCGACGATACCCTGCTCAAACTGCTCCCGCAGGCGACCCGCTGGGTGGTCTACGAAACGCTCCCGGTGGCTGAACTCCCCGAATGGAAGCGAGATGCAGTTGCCGGCGCCGATTCCGTCGTGTTCGCGAGCACCAGCGCCGTCGAAAATTTCAGTGCCCTAGCCGCACCCATCGACAGCGAACCCCGTCTCGCTTTCTGCATCGGCCGCATGACAGAATCTGCCGCCCGCAAGCACGGCTTTGAAACCGTCACCTCCGACGAAACGACGATGGATTCCCTCGTAAAGAAGATTGTTGATTTTTATTCCCAGGAATCTTGA